The DNA sequence GTTTGTATCATGAACTGTCTCCAAGCTGAGTTTTAATACATTTTCACTGGGAAAGGAAACACCTCAGAAGAGCCATCTTTTTTTAGTTATTACGTATTACATGATTGTTATGTGATAAAATTTTCAAAAGGCATTTATTCCCTTGGGGATAGGGAAACTTATATTTCGCTTATTAATTTAGGAAGAAAACTAACGTTTTAAAAAAGGTGAGAAAATAAAAAAGGCCCTCCTTTTGGAGAGCCTTTGCATCCAAACAAAGATCTTTGATTAGATCTCGTGTTTGTATCCGAATCTGTACTGGTTTCCACCAAGAACTTGAGGATAAGCAACGGAAGGCGCTAAACCTTGTGCTCCACCTTCTGATCTTGGGTGAGCAATACCATATTTGAAGGAGAATAGAGTTTCAACTTCCATATAGATATGACCTTTGTCGGAAATTCTAGATTGAGCTCCGATCAACCAGTTTGGAGCAACTCCAGAAACTTGGAATGTTGTTTTTTCCCAGTTCGCAGGAGGGTTAGTTCCATCAGCAACCAGTCCCAAGAGGGTAGTGCTACTAACACCTGCTGCAACAAGAGCGTCATGAACAGAACTTAAGCGGTTGCTTCCTGCTAAACTCCATCCACCGTTGAAGTAGTGAACCCCTGCTCCAATATAGAAAGATGTATCTTCAGTTACAGAAAGTTTGATACCTACGTTAACTGGAACTTGAACTGCATGGTAGTCCCAAGTGATATCATAGAACCCTTGTCCTAAAAATTTTGCATTAGTATCTCCACCCATAACCTTACGAGTGTAGTGTGCATTCACTCTCCAGAAAAAAGCTTTTCCGAAGTCTTGCTCATATCCTAAGGACATAACGAGACCGGTCATTGCTCCACTGGTTTTAGCGCTGATTAATCCCATTGTTGTGTGTTGCAAACTTAACAGACGGTTTTCAGGGATGATTGCGCGACGAGGAAGCGCTCCCGGAGTTCCATCAGTAGCAGTAGTGCTATAGTTAGTGGAAGAATCCAAACCGTCGGTTGCAATTGTATCGCCCAATGATCCAAGGTCAAATTGGAGACCGAGGCCTCCAGTGATGTAAGACTTTGCGCTTAAGCCGAATGAAGAACATAGTACGGCGAAAACTAGCAAAGCTTTCGTGATGTTACGAACCATTTAAATAGCTCCTTAAACTTTTCGTATAGTAGAGTGATTTTTCACCTGGACCATTTATGTCTATAGTGGGGCCCAAGCATTGGACAGGACAATATCGATGCGGACCTGGGTGTCAAACAGATATTCTGGATAAAATAAAAAAGTCCGTTATATAGGATTTTATTTTGAACATTTGTTGTAAAAAATAAATATTCACTTCCCCGTTCGCGCGAATCTTAACGTCCGTTCGTTCATTTTGATTTTTAAACTTTGAGAAAAATCAGTGAGTTCTTTCTCACGAATTCAAGTGAGAAGTTTCGGAAAAACTCCTTGCAAGACTAGAATTTAGGAATCCAATGGAGAAGAACCGTTGGGGGTGGGACCAAAAGTCTCTGAGAGAGTCCCCGGAACCTGATCAGGATAATGCCTGCGAAGGGAAACGGAAAAAAACAAACGTTCGAGATATAGGTCCGCGAAAGATTACAAATTTCGCATGGACTTCTTCCCGCGTCCTTTTTCTTTTCCTCATATTTCAGATTCCGGAATTTCCCCCGACATGGGAGAAACATTATGGAATCCAATCAAACTACAACTCCATTCGAAATACCTCGAAAAGAGATACGCTTAAGCAACGGGTCCGTTTACAGCGCTTATACTACGGAAGGTCCTTGGAAAGATGGATGGAATCCTTCCGATTGGAAGGCTGGAATTCCTAAACTTAGGGGAGAATGGATCCAAAAAAGGAATTCGGGTCCTTCTCCGGTTCAAAATCATTCTCAAATGTATTTCGCAAAACAGGGATTGATAACCGAAGAAATGAAATATGTGGCGCTTAGGGAAGGAATGGATCCTGAATTTGTAAGAAGTGAGATCGCGAGAGGAAGAGCGATCATTCCTTCTAATAAAAATCATCCCGAATTAGAACCAATGATCATCGGCAAAAACTTCCTAGTAAAAATTAACGCAAATATCGGTAACTCTGCTCTTTCTTCTTCCATTGAAGAAGAAGTGGAGAAGTTGAGGTGGTCAATCAAGTGGGGAGCCGATACAGTGATGGATCTTTCCACAGGAAAAAATATCCACGAGACCAGAGAATGGATCATTCGTAATTCTCCTGTTCCGATCGGTACCGTTCCGATCTACCAGGCCTTGGAGAAAGTAAAAGGTAAGGCCGAAAATTTAAGTCTTTCCGTATTTTTGGAAACATTAGAAGAGCAGGCGGAACAAGGTGTGGATTATTTCACCATTCACTCCGGAGTTCTTCTCAGATATATCCCAATGACTTCTAAAAGAGTGACAGGTATTGTTTCCAGAGGCGGTTCTATCATTGCAAAATGGTGTCTCGCCCATCACCAGGAAAATTTCCTATACACCGGCTTTGAAGAAATCTGCAAGGTGATGAAAAAATATGGAGTGTCCTTTTCCTTGGGTGACGGTTTACGTCCGGGAAGTATTGCAGATGCAAACGACGAGGCACAATTCTCGGAATTAAGAACATTAGGAGAACTTACTCAAATTGCTTGGAAAGAAGATATCCAAGTAATGATAGAAGGTCCTGGACATGTTCCATTGGATAAGATCAAAGAGAATGTCGACTTACAGATGGAAATTTGTAAAGAGGCCCCATTTTATACATTAGGGCCTCTGGTGACTGATATTGCCCCGGGTTATGATCATATCACTTCTGCAATTGGTGCTGCGATGATTGGTTGGCATGGAACTGCTATGCTTTGTTATGTAACTCCAAAAGAACATTTGGGACTTCCTGACAAAGAAGATGTAAAACAAGGTGTGATCGCTTATAAGATCGCTGCGCATGCGGCCGATCTTGCAAAAGGACATCCCGGTGCAAAAGAAAGAGATGATCTGTTGAGTAAGGCAAGATTTGAATTCAGATGGGATGATCAATTTGCACTTTCCTTGGATCCGGATACTGCTCAATCATTTCATGATGAGACACTTCCTCAGGATAGAATGAAAACTGCGCATTTTTGTTCAATGTGCGGACCTCATTTCTGCTCCATGCATCTAACCCAGGAACTTAGAAAATACGCGGAAGAGAAAGGGATTTCGGACGAGAAGGCCATGGAAGAAGGGCTCAAAGAAAAATCGGAAGAATTTTTGAATAAAGGCGGAACTGTTTACGTCTCCTCCGAGTAGCTTGACCTTTCCAAAGAAATTTGGAATCCTGGCTCGGCTGGACGGACCCGTATGAAACAAAAACTCGTTCAAAAACTTTTTTTCGTATTCTTCTTATTAATTGCACCTGCGGCTTTCGCCCAGGGGAATAATGATCTTGCTCCTGTTCCAGGTGAATTGGAGCAGGCCGGAAGAAGAAGTTCGAGAAAATTCTTTATTGGAGGTTTTACTGCAAACGGTCTGAGTTGGTTCGGTTCAGGGATCCAATTTTCTTCTAAATTGGCTACTTCTTTCCAGTGGCAGGAACAAAGAGTGATCCAAAGATTTGATTTGGATGTAAATGGTGTACAAACCGATCTTTCCGGAATATTCACTCTTACAAATTCGGAAAAGATCCAAAGACAATTAGCTCTTCAGATGGAATGGTTCCCTTTTTCCGGCCCTTATTATTTTGCAGCAGGGGGAGGGTTGGAAACTTATTCTGAAAAACAAAGAAAAACGGAGACCTATGTTCCGAGCGGGAATTATAGGGACTACTCTTGGAATATTTCCCAACAAAAACTTTTCCTTTCTGCGGGGGCAGGCTTTAGATATATTTTTACTTCCGGATTTTTTATCCATGTAGGAGGGAATATCCTATTTTATCCGGAAAGAACCACTCATGAACAAAGAGGTTCTTATGGCACCAATACAAGTTGGGACTATAGACAATTACAAAAAGATTGGCAAGAACCTGAAAAGGAAGCTCGGTCTCATCAGAATCCATATGGAGCTCAGCTACAGATATTATTCGGGATAGCGATCTGAAAACCAATTATATGCTTCCATGACCTTTGGGCCATCTATTATAAAATTTTAATGGATGTTGGAAGTTCTCGCGTCCTTTGTTTTATGACTTGCTGTGGTCTTAAATGTTTCAATCACCTTGGAACATTCCCAAGTAGAAACATCATATCCTATCGTTTGGAACCAATTTTGCAAAAGATTCGGATCTTCTTTTTGTATGCTAAGCATGAATTGAGGGTGATTTGCTTTTTCCGTATGAACAAAATCTAAAAAAGTTCTCAAACTATTTCCCACCGATCTCAGGAAAATCTGTTTTGGATTTAAAATTCGCAAGAACAATATTATGAAAATTGCGGAATCTGCATTCCGATTTTATAATCTTAAGAATATTGAATTTCGATTAACAAGGAGTATAACGTATGTTTTTCGAACTCCTCGCTAAAATAAGGGACATAATCCATTAATATATTCAATGTTCGAAAAACTGCTTACCTGGATTGGGGTAAAACCGTTATTAAATTCTAAAATACTAAAATGGAATATTGTTTCGGGAAAGAATCTTCAAAAAACCTTATTTATCACAAAAATTTCTTAGAAGAAATTAAATAAATGGTAAAAAAAAGAAAATTCTCCAATATGTGGCCATGCAAAGGCTTGATTTCGGTCTTTCGGATAACCACGGAGAGGCGGAAGAATTCTGCAAGTTACTGAATCGTTCTGCTTTAAGTATTTGTTATGGATTGCCAATTTCTCTCAGAACGGAGGCAGTCTTATTCTTATATAAATATTCCCAAAATAGCGTAACGGAAGGATTTAATTTTTTAAGAAAATATTATAGTCCAAGTTATTCCATTTTATATTGGATTAACGAATCCGCTCATGCTTTGCCTTGGGAAAATCCTTGGCTCACCTTACTTCTAGAATCTCATTCTTCTGCGTTATTACTTCATTCTCTGGACGATCATTTAACAGACGGCTCATTAAGAGCGAATCATATCATTCTGCAACTTAGGACAGAGGCATGGACCAGATACGCACAATCCAGCAAATTATTCGGTAGAGAAGTGCATGACGGTGTTTTGATCGCAGAGGAGTTCATAGATAGATATTTCAAATCCATCGTAGATCTAGGAATTGCAGAAAGTTTAGAGGCTCATCTTTCTAGATTTCGTTCTCAAATGGGAATTTGGTCCTTACAGCCCTACTTACTTGCCAGGTCTTTCTTTTCTAAAGACCAAGCAGAACATGTAAGAAGAATGTATGAATTTTTTGGAGTGGCTTGGAGACTTTTGGATGATTATCAGGATCTAAGCGAGGATTTGGAGAATGAAGATATATCTTCTATGATCTATTTCCTTCCGGAAGACAAAAGGCAAGATTGGAAAAGGGATAAAAAACGGGAAATTTTAGGACTTTTAGAAGAGATACAATTAGAAAGACAGATCTCCGATCTAATTAATTCTTATTTGAATGAAGCTTCAAAACTCGCAGAAGATCTACATTTACCTAAATATGCAAATTCCTTACTTTCCTTAAAAATTACGGAACCAAGCCGTGCCTGAATCTTTTAGGAAGAAGATATTCTCTTCTTTTGCCGTCTTTTCTTCAGTGAGATTTACTTTTTCTTTTATTTTAAATCTGTTCTTACCACCGACCGGCTTTTGGATCTTAAAAGATATTCGCTCTTCCGTTATTTTGACCTCGGTTGTTTATTTTTCTCCTATTTTAATTTTATCTCTCTTTCGATTTTTAGGCGGAGGTTTTTTATCATATTTACTCTTTTGGATTTTTGTATTAGGAATATTTGTTTATCCATTTGCACTTTTCTATTTCACCCGAAAGAGTTATTTTAAATACGAAGAAGAGAAAAATTTTTTCTTATTCTTTCCTTACGGAAAAATTTACATATTTGCTGCTTTTCTAATGTTCTCAATGGCGGTTTCGTATTTCGGAACCAAACTTGTAAGAGAATTCTGGATAGACGTTTATGAAATCAGATCGGATTCGATGGAGCCTAATTTTCAAAGAGGAGATTTTGTCATAGTCCAAAAATCGGGTTTTGAACTGAAAAGAGGAGAGCCAATCTTAAAAAGAACGGAAGAAAATGTAATTCTTCCTTCTCGAATTATTGGTTTGCCTCGAGATACGGTTTCTTATAAATATTCCCAGGAAAATCTTCCTGCTTTGACTGAAATTTTTGTGAATGGGATACCAATCCGCTCCGGAGAATTCAATCGTGATTTTGTAAATCTGGATGAGAATGGAGAAAGGACTAATCTGAATCATTCCCTGGATGAAACGAATTTAGGAAAAACTTATAAAACTGTTTATTCTCAAGAAAATCCCCAGTCTGTTTTTTCTCTTTTTTTATATTTTCCATTCAAAGTTATCACTCTGGGCAACGATCAATATGTAGCCTTGGAAGATAATCGGACCTATGGGATTGTCCCTATCTTCTATCCTCCATTAGAAAAAAAGGATATAGTCGGAAAAATTTCTATTCGAATATTTTCCATCAATTGGAGAGATTCAGAATGTAGGGATCTGGAAGAAGGATCTATTAAACTTTCTAGGCATCTGGAATGTGAAAAAACTTTTCAGAAACTTAATAAAGCCCGGATCCGCTGGAAAAACATAGGCTCCAATTAAATTAACCTAAGTATTCCACGACTAATAAAGCCATATCATCTTGGTTTTGAAATTCCCCTTGGAATGCTTGCACACCATGAATGACTGAGTCACAGAGATCTTCGGGAGATTGATCGGAATTTTTTCTAAGTAAATCAGACAAACGATCTTCTCCGAAAAATTCTCCTTCCGTATTTCTGGAATCAGGAATTCCATCTGTGTATAAAACTACCTTGTCTCCGGGTCGCAAATCCACTGATTCCGTTTGGTAAGTGGTTGGGATTGCTTCGTAAATTGCGACACCTTTAGGTCTGTAAAATTCCACTACTCCACCTTTTCTTAAAACAAGACACTCCGGATGTCCTGCATTCGCGATCAATGTTTTGCCTGATCTGAGATCCACGGTCACTAAGGTTGCAGTGATAAAATGACCATCTAGTTTTCCTTCGAATTGATTACGAATATGTAAAAGAAGAGAAGATGGATCTTGCAAAAGAATGGACCAATCTCCCAGGGTCATTTTTAACATGGATGCTAAAAGTGCGGCGGAAACTCCATGGCCGGTGACATCTCCGATGAACATTCCTAAAGAACTTGTAGAAGGATCATAGATCACATCCAATAAGTCTCCCCCTATCTCCATCATCGGTTTGTATCTATATGAGATCTTTGCATTCGGTATAACTGGAAGTTCTCTAGGTAGAAGTGCATTCTGGATCTTTCCTGCAATAGAAAGATCTTTCGCTAAAATTCTTCCTTTTTGTACAAGTTCCGCTTTTTGGAGTTCTATAATTTGAGTTCTTTCTTCCACCTTTGTTTCTAAGGATTCGTTTAAGGATTTAAGTTTACCTTCCGATTTTTCTAATGCTCTAAAAACTTCCGCGTATCTTTTGGCGAGAGCTAAGCTGAATAATAATGTTAGGCCTAAAAAACTTTCATTCACCCAGGGTTGTGCCTGGCCGAAACCTGCAAAACTTAGAACAGTATAAAAAGACGATACCGCAACTAAAATTAAACCTGTGACCACCCATCTGAAGGAAAGAATGCTACTCCATCTATATCTGAAAAATATATATAGAGTATTCATATAAAAGAATACTAATATGACTAAGAATATATGGAAGGCGATTTTTCCGAAGTATTGGTGCCCTCCTGTGATCCCATATTCCAATGAAGGCCAGATAGTCAGAAGAATAAAAAGAAATTGTAATATTCTTCCGGGAACATTTCTGGGTGCCTGGAAAATCCCAATTGTAAATTCATAAAATAAAATGGGGAGAAATGCTCCCAGAGAATATCCGAAAATCACCCAGGTCCAAGGAGAATCCACTATATATTGGAACCATCCTTCGTAGGCAGGATACCAGATCGCTAAAGATAAGTTTAAAAGAGAAAAGGATAGATTAAATTTATCTTGGGGCCTTCTGATATAAATAAACGCAAAAAAGAAGAAAGAAAAAAACTCCAAGGAGCTGAATAATAATACTCTAAGCGCTTTTAGTAGATATACGGTTTGTATCTCTGAAAAACTGCCCACTACAGGATCTTCCATCATGTTCCTTGGCCCATTGAAAGGAAATAATTGTAGTGCCAGAGTAACTTCTTCGTTTTGGAAAGGAATGACTACGATCCTGGGTTTGGAGGAATCTTCCGATTCTCCTGGCACGATCATCTGTTCTTTTCCTTCCGATTTTACTCCTAGATAACAACCGGATGGACAAAAAGGTATATAAGCAGAAAGTAATATATCCAGATCGTTCTTACTTCTTTTAACCGAGTGGAAGAATACGAAAGAGGGATCCTTTTGTTTTGGATTATAGTTCGAGATATTAGAAGGTGCGGCTAAGAAAGATTCTATTTTGTATGAATCCTGGCCGGAAGGATTTTCAGAATTTTGTCCCGGTAAAACAGGGAAATGTCCGTGGAAAAAATTTCCCGCGGGAATTTCAGAAAATGCCCAATTAGAAATTATATAAGGACTTTTATCTTGTTCCCAATTTGTTGATGGGGTTTCCGTTCCAGAGATTGGGTCGGGGCCGGAAGATCCACATCCCAGTAGGAGGGCCAGCAAGAGAGAAACGATAGGTTTCTTTAGATTTTTTATTTTCATTTCGCATAACCATTTTTGGCTTCTTACGTTTGTTTATAAGAGCATGGTCCGTTGTATAGCCTTTTAACCTGCGTCTTTTGCACAACGGAACCCAAAATGATGATATTCCGGATAATTTTGAGGAACATGTGCTCTTCTTTTAGAACCCCTTGCATAACTTGAGGGCCACCACCAAGATCCGCCTTTTAAGGTTTTTTTATCAAAACCCGGACAGTTATCTTCTCCTTCGCAAGGTCCTTTCGGATCTTTCCCGCTGCAAGATTCTCCACATACTTTGTAATTTTCGGAGTACCAATCTTGGACCCATTCCCAGGAATTTCCGGCCATATCAAATAATCCATACACTCCTGCCGGCCTACTTCCTACAGGAGCAGTGGGCATTAAATTTGGAGGATTGATTTTTTTATAAACACAACCTTTTCTTTCGTCTTCTTCGATGACGGCTAACTTACAATTTGCAGGTTTGTTCCCCCAAGGAAATAAATTTCCTTTAGGACCTCTGGCTGCCTTTTCCCATTCCGCTTCTGTCGGAAGTCTTTTACCCACCCATTCACAATATTCTTTTGCAGTATACCAACTCACTCCAAGTACAGGCTGTTTTGGTTTTAGATAGAGATCACCGTAGGCGGGACCGATATAATCGCAGGTACCGTTAAAGAGGCAGTCTTTGCAGGAACCTTCTTCTATACATTTGCTAAAGTCTTCATTTGTGACTTCGTAAAGATCTATGAAGAAGTCGCTGATATAAATTTTTTGTTCGGGTGCTTCGTCCGGATCGTGAGTATTACTACCCCTGATAAAATATCCTTCCGGAATACACTGCATTCCTTTGATCTTTTTTCCGTAGCAGGGTTTGCTCGGGTCAGGAGACCCAAGCACATGAGGAGCTGCTAGAAAGATTATGGATAAAAATAAAATAATAAAATGGATCGGACGAAAGGAGTATGAGTTCATCAAACCTGGAAGAATCCTTTCCCAAGAGGATTCGACCGGGTAGGTTCTTATGCAAGAGAAAAATTGATCGGGAAGAAAGGACCTTCTTCCCTAATTCAAAAGTTTTTGACCGGAAATTTTTACAGGATAAAAAGTGGAACGCTACAAGAGGAAAAATCTATACTTCCTTGTTCAGTAGAATTGTTCCCGTTGGAATCAGTCATAGTGTAAACGTAATAGCCGGAGCCACCGGAGAAGGAGATGGTTCCTGTCCCAGTCAGATCCCCAGCCAAGGTGAAGGATACTTTTCCTGCTC is a window from the Leptospira andrefontaineae genome containing:
- a CDS encoding porin OmpL1, with the translated sequence MVRNITKALLVFAVLCSSFGLSAKSYITGGLGLQFDLGSLGDTIATDGLDSSTNYSTTATDGTPGALPRRAIIPENRLLSLQHTTMGLISAKTSGAMTGLVMSLGYEQDFGKAFFWRVNAHYTRKVMGGDTNAKFLGQGFYDITWDYHAVQVPVNVGIKLSVTEDTSFYIGAGVHYFNGGWSLAGSNRLSSVHDALVAAGVSSTTLLGLVADGTNPPANWEKTTFQVSGVAPNWLIGAQSRISDKGHIYMEVETLFSFKYGIAHPRSEGGAQGLAPSVAYPQVLGGNQYRFGYKHEI
- the thiC gene encoding phosphomethylpyrimidine synthase ThiC, yielding MESNQTTTPFEIPRKEIRLSNGSVYSAYTTEGPWKDGWNPSDWKAGIPKLRGEWIQKRNSGPSPVQNHSQMYFAKQGLITEEMKYVALREGMDPEFVRSEIARGRAIIPSNKNHPELEPMIIGKNFLVKINANIGNSALSSSIEEEVEKLRWSIKWGADTVMDLSTGKNIHETREWIIRNSPVPIGTVPIYQALEKVKGKAENLSLSVFLETLEEQAEQGVDYFTIHSGVLLRYIPMTSKRVTGIVSRGGSIIAKWCLAHHQENFLYTGFEEICKVMKKYGVSFSLGDGLRPGSIADANDEAQFSELRTLGELTQIAWKEDIQVMIEGPGHVPLDKIKENVDLQMEICKEAPFYTLGPLVTDIAPGYDHITSAIGAAMIGWHGTAMLCYVTPKEHLGLPDKEDVKQGVIAYKIAAHAADLAKGHPGAKERDDLLSKARFEFRWDDQFALSLDPDTAQSFHDETLPQDRMKTAHFCSMCGPHFCSMHLTQELRKYAEEKGISDEKAMEEGLKEKSEEFLNKGGTVYVSSE
- a CDS encoding class 1 isoprenoid biosynthesis enzyme, with amino-acid sequence MQRLDFGLSDNHGEAEEFCKLLNRSALSICYGLPISLRTEAVLFLYKYSQNSVTEGFNFLRKYYSPSYSILYWINESAHALPWENPWLTLLLESHSSALLLHSLDDHLTDGSLRANHIILQLRTEAWTRYAQSSKLFGREVHDGVLIAEEFIDRYFKSIVDLGIAESLEAHLSRFRSQMGIWSLQPYLLARSFFSKDQAEHVRRMYEFFGVAWRLLDDYQDLSEDLENEDISSMIYFLPEDKRQDWKRDKKREILGLLEEIQLERQISDLINSYLNEASKLAEDLHLPKYANSLLSLKITEPSRA
- a CDS encoding S26 family signal peptidase, which encodes MPESFRKKIFSSFAVFSSVRFTFSFILNLFLPPTGFWILKDIRSSVILTSVVYFSPILILSLFRFLGGGFLSYLLFWIFVLGIFVYPFALFYFTRKSYFKYEEEKNFFLFFPYGKIYIFAAFLMFSMAVSYFGTKLVREFWIDVYEIRSDSMEPNFQRGDFVIVQKSGFELKRGEPILKRTEENVILPSRIIGLPRDTVSYKYSQENLPALTEIFVNGIPIRSGEFNRDFVNLDENGERTNLNHSLDETNLGKTYKTVYSQENPQSVFSLFLYFPFKVITLGNDQYVALEDNRTYGIVPIFYPPLEKKDIVGKISIRIFSINWRDSECRDLEEGSIKLSRHLECEKTFQKLNKARIRWKNIGSN
- a CDS encoding PP2C family protein-serine/threonine phosphatase, which produces MKIKNLKKPIVSLLLALLLGCGSSGPDPISGTETPSTNWEQDKSPYIISNWAFSEIPAGNFFHGHFPVLPGQNSENPSGQDSYKIESFLAAPSNISNYNPKQKDPSFVFFHSVKRSKNDLDILLSAYIPFCPSGCYLGVKSEGKEQMIVPGESEDSSKPRIVVIPFQNEEVTLALQLFPFNGPRNMMEDPVVGSFSEIQTVYLLKALRVLLFSSLEFFSFFFFAFIYIRRPQDKFNLSFSLLNLSLAIWYPAYEGWFQYIVDSPWTWVIFGYSLGAFLPILFYEFTIGIFQAPRNVPGRILQFLFILLTIWPSLEYGITGGHQYFGKIAFHIFLVILVFFYMNTLYIFFRYRWSSILSFRWVVTGLILVAVSSFYTVLSFAGFGQAQPWVNESFLGLTLLFSLALAKRYAEVFRALEKSEGKLKSLNESLETKVEERTQIIELQKAELVQKGRILAKDLSIAGKIQNALLPRELPVIPNAKISYRYKPMMEIGGDLLDVIYDPSTSSLGMFIGDVTGHGVSAALLASMLKMTLGDWSILLQDPSSLLLHIRNQFEGKLDGHFITATLVTVDLRSGKTLIANAGHPECLVLRKGGVVEFYRPKGVAIYEAIPTTYQTESVDLRPGDKVVLYTDGIPDSRNTEGEFFGEDRLSDLLRKNSDQSPEDLCDSVIHGVQAFQGEFQNQDDMALLVVEYLG
- a CDS encoding formylglycine-generating enzyme family protein, producing MNSYSFRPIHFIILFLSIIFLAAPHVLGSPDPSKPCYGKKIKGMQCIPEGYFIRGSNTHDPDEAPEQKIYISDFFIDLYEVTNEDFSKCIEEGSCKDCLFNGTCDYIGPAYGDLYLKPKQPVLGVSWYTAKEYCEWVGKRLPTEAEWEKAARGPKGNLFPWGNKPANCKLAVIEEDERKGCVYKKINPPNLMPTAPVGSRPAGVYGLFDMAGNSWEWVQDWYSENYKVCGESCSGKDPKGPCEGEDNCPGFDKKTLKGGSWWWPSSYARGSKRRAHVPQNYPEYHHFGFRCAKDAG